One Cohnella candidum genomic region harbors:
- a CDS encoding carbohydrate-binding protein encodes MRKHLAWLSIVAMLAVTFFSTMGSPTVQAAGGPNMAAGKPVTASSYTQTYTAGNVADGNSSTYWESANNAFPQWIQVDLGSAASFDQIVLKLPAGWGSRTQTLSIQGSTDGTNFTNVVGSAGYTFDPASGNTVTINFTAVSTRYVRVNVTANTGWPAGQFSEFEIYGAAVSTPSPIPGKIEAENYSAMNGIQTETTSDSDGGLNVGWIDAGDWMDYSVNVQTAGSYTVEYRVASPNATGQIQLRSGANTLATTTVPNTGGWQTWQTVTATVNLSAGQQTLRIYAGGGGFNINWINFKAGSNPPNGTGTGLSGQYFDNADFTNLKITRTDGTVNFNWANGSPDASMGVDTFSVRWSGKVEPKYSQSYTFYTNTDDGARLWVNNQLIIDKWVDQGTTEWSGTINLTAGQKYDIRLDYYENAGGAAASLSWSSASQPKQIIPQTQLYPSNVTPTPTGGGDVVGNVFAGYQGWFNAGGDGSPMNRWVHWSKNGSAPTANSNVNFELYPDMGEYSKTYATSLANLGNGQPATLFSSYDQETVNKHFLWMQTYNIGGAALQRFGADSTDPAWKSTRDSVAVKVKNAAETYNRKFYVMYDITGMNAGSWVSAIKNDWTNNIVNSMQLTSSSAYAKQNGKTVVCIWGIGFTDRPGTAAEAADLIGWFKNQGIYVIGGVPTYWLDGKNDSKTGFLEIYKSFDMISPWLVGRFGGLDGADSFKTNLLQPDFTFCQQNNIAYQPVLWPGFSWANLNPGSPRNQIPRLHGDFMWRQAYNIKSLGISTGYVAMFDEYDEGTAIAKAAENSSMVPTNQYFLTLDADGVAVSSDFYLRLTGDINRLFHDQIPLTTNHPTPHQ; translated from the coding sequence ATGAGAAAACATTTGGCTTGGCTCAGCATCGTGGCGATGCTGGCCGTGACTTTCTTTTCCACTATGGGTTCCCCAACGGTCCAAGCGGCCGGAGGACCGAATATGGCTGCCGGCAAACCTGTTACCGCTAGCAGTTATACGCAAACTTATACCGCGGGTAACGTGGCGGACGGCAATTCGTCAACGTATTGGGAGAGCGCGAACAACGCGTTTCCTCAGTGGATCCAAGTGGATCTGGGCAGCGCGGCGAGTTTCGACCAGATCGTCTTGAAGCTCCCCGCCGGGTGGGGATCCAGAACGCAGACCTTATCGATTCAAGGAAGCACGGACGGCACGAATTTCACGAACGTCGTCGGCTCCGCCGGTTATACGTTCGATCCGGCTTCTGGCAATACGGTGACGATTAACTTCACCGCCGTCAGCACCCGGTACGTGAGGGTTAACGTGACGGCCAACACGGGCTGGCCGGCCGGGCAGTTCTCGGAATTCGAGATCTACGGCGCCGCCGTAAGCACGCCTTCGCCGATTCCGGGCAAAATCGAAGCGGAAAACTACAGTGCGATGAACGGCATCCAGACGGAAACGACGAGCGATTCCGACGGCGGCCTGAACGTGGGCTGGATCGATGCGGGCGACTGGATGGATTACAGCGTGAACGTGCAAACCGCCGGCTCCTACACCGTCGAGTACCGGGTAGCCAGCCCGAACGCGACCGGCCAAATCCAGCTTCGCTCCGGCGCGAACACGCTGGCGACCACCACCGTGCCGAACACCGGGGGCTGGCAGACCTGGCAAACCGTAACCGCGACCGTGAACCTGAGCGCCGGACAACAAACGCTCCGTATATATGCGGGCGGCGGCGGGTTCAACATCAACTGGATTAACTTCAAAGCGGGCTCCAATCCGCCTAACGGAACGGGTACCGGCTTGTCAGGCCAATATTTCGACAACGCGGACTTCACGAATTTGAAAATCACGCGAACCGACGGGACGGTGAACTTCAATTGGGCGAACGGATCACCGGACGCCTCCATGGGAGTCGACACCTTCTCGGTTCGATGGTCCGGCAAAGTCGAACCCAAATACTCGCAATCTTATACGTTCTATACGAATACGGATGACGGCGCCAGGCTATGGGTGAACAACCAGCTGATCATCGACAAATGGGTCGACCAAGGGACGACGGAATGGAGCGGCACGATCAATCTGACCGCCGGACAGAAATACGACATCCGGTTGGACTACTACGAGAACGCCGGAGGAGCGGCGGCCTCCTTATCCTGGTCCAGCGCCTCCCAGCCGAAGCAGATCATCCCGCAAACGCAGCTTTATCCGTCCAATGTAACTCCGACGCCGACCGGAGGCGGGGATGTCGTCGGCAACGTTTTCGCAGGGTATCAAGGTTGGTTTAACGCGGGCGGCGACGGTTCGCCGATGAACCGTTGGGTGCATTGGTCTAAAAACGGCAGCGCGCCGACCGCGAACTCGAATGTAAATTTCGAGCTTTATCCGGATATGGGAGAGTATTCAAAGACTTATGCCACCAGCCTGGCGAACCTAGGAAACGGCCAGCCGGCCACCCTCTTCTCTTCCTACGATCAGGAGACGGTGAACAAGCATTTCCTGTGGATGCAGACGTACAACATCGGCGGAGCGGCGCTGCAAAGATTCGGAGCCGATTCGACGGATCCCGCGTGGAAGTCGACTCGCGACAGCGTCGCCGTCAAAGTCAAAAATGCCGCGGAAACGTACAACCGGAAGTTCTACGTGATGTACGACATTACGGGCATGAACGCCGGCTCCTGGGTGAGCGCGATCAAAAACGACTGGACCAACAATATCGTGAACTCCATGCAACTGACGTCCTCTAGCGCTTATGCCAAACAGAATGGCAAGACTGTAGTCTGCATCTGGGGAATCGGCTTCACGGACCGGCCGGGTACCGCGGCCGAAGCGGCGGATCTCATCGGCTGGTTCAAAAACCAAGGCATTTACGTCATCGGAGGCGTGCCGACTTATTGGCTGGACGGCAAAAACGATTCCAAAACGGGATTCCTGGAAATCTACAAATCGTTCGACATGATCTCGCCTTGGTTGGTCGGCCGTTTCGGAGGATTGGACGGCGCCGACTCCTTCAAGACGAACCTGCTTCAGCCGGACTTCACCTTCTGCCAACAGAACAATATCGCGTACCAGCCGGTGTTATGGCCGGGTTTCTCCTGGGCGAACCTGAATCCGGGTTCCCCGCGGAATCAAATCCCAAGACTTCACGGCGATTTTATGTGGCGGCAAGCCTACAATATCAAGAGTTTGGGAATCAGTACCGGTTATGTGGCCATGTTCGACGAGTATGACGAAGGGACCGCGATCGCCAAAGCAGCGGAAAACAGCTCCATGGTTCCGACCAATCAATATTTCCTCACGCTGGATGCCGACGGGGTTGCCGTTTCGTCCGACTTCTATCTCCGTCTGACCGGCGATATCAATCGGTTGTTCCATGACCAAATTCCTTTAACGACGAATCATCCGACACCGCATCAGTAA
- a CDS encoding discoidin domain-containing protein — protein MLTMVLGTFLAAVGLPSPAQAAGGPNLAAGKPVTASSYTQTYTAGNVADGNQATYWESANNAFPQWIQVDLGSSASIDQIVLKLPAGWGSRTQTLSIQGSTDGTNFTNVVGSAGYTFDPASGNTVTINFAAVSTRYVRVNITANTGWPAGQFSEFEIYGAAVSTPSPIPGKIEAENYSAMNGIQTETTSDTGGGLNVGWIDAGDWMDYSVNVQTAGSYTVEYRVASPNTTGQIQLRSGANTLATTTVPNTGNWQTWQTVTATVNLSAGQQTLRVYAGGGGFNINWLNFVPGGGDTQPPTAPSNLAFTEPVSGQIKLTWNASTDNTGVTGYDIYLNNALLTSVAGNVLTYTDNQPTTATVSYFVKAKDAAGNQSAASNTVTRNGNPGTGTNLALNKPISASSNTQNFVAANANDGSTATYWEGGAYPSTLTVDLGANASITSVVVKLNPDPIWATRTQTIQVLGHDQNSTTFNNLVSAAQYTFNPASGNQVTIPVTATVSAVRLQFTTNSGAPSGQVAEFEITGTPAANPDLTVTGMSWSPASPVETDAITLTSTVKNNGTAASGATTVNFYLGTTKVGSASVAALAAGASANVSANIGAQTAGTYSVISKVDETNAVIESNEANNSFTNPTSLTVNQVASADLVGTTTWSPATPIAGNAVSFTVNLKNQGNIASTSGSHGITVVLKNSAGTTVQTFNGSYTGTLTAGASVNVAMPGTWTAANGTYTVTTTVAADANEVATKQGNNTSNASLVVYSARGASMPYSRYDTEDGTLGGGAVLRTAPNFDQALTASEASAQSYAALPSNGSSIQWTVRPGQGGAGVTLRFTMPDTSDGMGQNGSLDVYVNNVKVKTQALTSYYSWQYFSGDMPADTPSGGRPLFRFDEVHFKLPQALQSGDTIRIQKGGDSIEYGVDFIEIEPIPAAISRPVDSVSVTDYGAVANDGADDLAAFNSAVNAAVAGGKTLYIPEGTFNLGNMWQIGTVSNKINNLKVTGAGIWYTNIQFTNPNASGGGISLRMSGKLDFSNIYLNSNLRSRYGQNAVYKGFMDNFGVNSVIHDVWVEHFECGFWVGDYAHTPAIAATGLVIENSRIRNNLADGVNFSQGTSNSTVRNSNLRNNGDDALAVWTSNTNGAPEGVNNTFSYNTIENNWRAGGIAFFGGSGHKADHNYIIDCVGGSGIRMNTVFPGYHFQNNTGITFSDTTIIRCGTSQDLYNGERGAIDLEASSDAIRNVTFTNIDILNTQRDAIQVGYGGGFQNVVFNNIVIDGTGLDGVTTSRFSGQHQGAAFFSYTSNGSATFNNLTTRNIAYPSKYYIQPGFNLIIQ, from the coding sequence ATGTTGACCATGGTTTTGGGAACGTTCCTCGCCGCAGTCGGATTACCGAGCCCGGCTCAAGCGGCCGGAGGACCGAATCTGGCTGCCGGCAAGCCCGTTACGGCAAGCAGTTATACGCAAACTTATACGGCAGGCAACGTGGCGGACGGCAATCAGGCCACCTATTGGGAGAGCGCGAACAACGCGTTTCCTCAGTGGATTCAAGTGGATTTGGGCAGCTCGGCGAGCATCGACCAGATCGTCTTGAAGCTCCCCGCCGGTTGGGGATCGAGAACGCAGACCTTATCGATTCAAGGAAGCACGGACGGCACAAATTTCACGAACGTCGTCGGCTCCGCCGGTTATACGTTCGATCCGGCTTCGGGCAATACGGTGACGATCAACTTCGCCGCCGTCAGCACCCGGTACGTCAGGGTTAACATTACGGCTAATACGGGCTGGCCGGCCGGGCAGTTCTCGGAATTCGAAATCTACGGCGCCGCCGTCAGCACGCCTTCGCCGATTCCGGGCAAAATCGAAGCCGAAAACTACAGCGCGATGAACGGCATCCAGACGGAAACGACGAGCGATACCGGCGGCGGCCTGAACGTGGGCTGGATCGATGCGGGCGACTGGATGGATTACAGCGTGAACGTGCAAACCGCCGGCTCCTACACCGTCGAGTACAGGGTAGCCAGCCCGAACACGACCGGCCAAATCCAGCTTCGCTCCGGCGCGAATACGCTGGCAACCACCACGGTGCCGAACACGGGCAACTGGCAGACCTGGCAAACCGTGACCGCGACCGTGAATCTCAGTGCCGGACAGCAAACGCTCCGCGTATATGCGGGCGGCGGCGGGTTCAACATCAACTGGCTTAACTTCGTGCCGGGTGGAGGAGATACGCAGCCTCCTACCGCCCCGTCCAACCTGGCCTTCACCGAACCGGTGTCGGGCCAGATCAAGCTGACCTGGAACGCCTCCACGGACAATACCGGCGTAACGGGTTATGACATCTATCTCAACAACGCGCTGCTGACGAGCGTGGCGGGCAACGTCCTGACGTACACGGACAATCAGCCGACGACAGCCACCGTTTCCTACTTCGTGAAAGCGAAGGACGCCGCCGGCAATCAATCCGCGGCCAGCAACACGGTGACCCGCAACGGCAATCCCGGTACCGGCACGAACCTCGCGCTGAACAAGCCGATCTCCGCTTCCTCGAACACCCAGAACTTCGTGGCTGCGAACGCAAATGACGGCAGCACGGCGACCTATTGGGAGGGCGGCGCGTACCCGAGCACCTTAACGGTGGACCTTGGCGCGAACGCGAGCATCACCTCCGTCGTGGTGAAACTCAATCCCGACCCGATTTGGGCGACGCGAACCCAAACGATCCAAGTGCTGGGACACGACCAGAACTCCACGACCTTCAACAATTTGGTCTCCGCAGCCCAGTACACCTTTAATCCTGCATCCGGCAATCAAGTGACCATCCCGGTGACGGCGACGGTCAGCGCGGTCCGGCTCCAGTTCACGACCAACTCCGGCGCTCCGAGCGGGCAAGTGGCCGAATTCGAGATCACGGGCACCCCCGCAGCGAATCCGGATCTGACCGTCACGGGCATGTCCTGGTCGCCGGCTTCTCCTGTGGAAACCGACGCCATTACGCTCACCTCCACGGTGAAAAACAACGGTACCGCGGCTTCAGGTGCGACGACGGTCAATTTCTACCTGGGTACGACGAAAGTCGGATCCGCTTCCGTTGCCGCATTGGCGGCGGGAGCGTCCGCGAACGTGTCGGCCAATATCGGAGCCCAGACGGCAGGGACGTATTCCGTCATTTCCAAAGTCGACGAGACCAATGCCGTGATCGAATCGAACGAGGCGAATAACAGCTTCACCAACCCAACCTCGCTGACGGTCAACCAAGTCGCAAGCGCCGACTTGGTCGGTACGACGACCTGGTCTCCGGCGACTCCGATCGCCGGGAACGCCGTATCTTTCACCGTGAACCTAAAAAACCAAGGCAACATCGCTTCGACGAGCGGTTCCCATGGCATCACGGTCGTTCTGAAAAATTCGGCGGGCACGACGGTCCAGACCTTCAACGGTTCCTACACCGGTACGCTCACGGCAGGAGCTTCCGTTAATGTCGCCATGCCGGGCACATGGACGGCAGCCAACGGCACCTATACGGTGACGACGACGGTTGCCGCGGATGCCAATGAAGTCGCGACCAAGCAGGGCAACAATACGAGCAATGCGAGCCTGGTCGTATACTCGGCCCGCGGCGCGAGCATGCCGTATAGCCGCTACGATACCGAGGACGGCACTCTGGGCGGCGGCGCCGTTCTGAGAACGGCACCGAACTTCGACCAAGCGCTTACCGCGTCGGAAGCTTCTGCCCAAAGCTATGCGGCGCTTCCTTCGAACGGCTCCTCTATCCAATGGACGGTCAGACCGGGCCAAGGCGGAGCAGGCGTCACCCTGAGATTCACGATGCCCGACACGTCTGACGGCATGGGCCAAAACGGTTCGCTTGACGTTTATGTCAACAACGTCAAAGTGAAAACCCAAGCGCTTACCTCCTACTACAGCTGGCAGTATTTCTCGGGTGACATGCCCGCGGATACGCCTTCCGGAGGACGCCCGCTGTTCCGTTTCGACGAAGTGCACTTCAAGCTGCCTCAAGCCCTTCAGTCCGGAGATACGATCCGGATCCAAAAAGGCGGAGACAGCATCGAATACGGCGTCGATTTCATCGAAATCGAACCGATTCCCGCCGCGATCTCACGTCCAGTTGACTCGGTTTCCGTAACGGATTACGGCGCGGTCGCCAATGACGGCGCGGACGATCTTGCGGCCTTCAATTCGGCTGTCAATGCGGCCGTAGCCGGCGGCAAGACCTTGTATATTCCGGAAGGCACGTTCAACCTCGGCAATATGTGGCAGATCGGAACCGTCAGCAACAAAATCAACAACTTGAAGGTGACGGGCGCCGGCATCTGGTATACGAACATTCAGTTTACGAACCCCAATGCATCCGGCGGCGGGATCTCCCTCCGGATGTCGGGCAAGCTGGATTTCAGCAACATTTACCTCAATTCCAATCTGCGTTCGAGATATGGCCAGAATGCCGTCTACAAAGGCTTCATGGACAATTTCGGGGTGAATTCCGTCATCCATGACGTCTGGGTGGAGCATTTCGAGTGCGGTTTCTGGGTAGGGGACTATGCCCATACTCCGGCCATCGCGGCCACCGGCCTGGTGATCGAAAACAGCCGTATCCGGAACAACCTCGCCGATGGCGTCAACTTCTCCCAAGGCACCAGCAACTCGACCGTGCGCAACAGCAACTTGAGAAATAACGGCGATGACGCGCTGGCCGTGTGGACCAGCAATACGAACGGCGCTCCCGAAGGCGTCAACAATACCTTCTCTTATAACACCATCGAAAATAACTGGCGTGCGGGAGGTATCGCGTTCTTCGGCGGCAGCGGACACAAGGCGGACCACAACTACATCATCGACTGCGTCGGCGGCTCCGGTATCCGGATGAACACCGTGTTCCCCGGCTACCATTTCCAAAACAACACCGGCATTACGTTCTCCGATACCACCATCATCCGGTGCGGCACCAGTCAAGACTTGTATAACGGCGAACGCGGCGCGATCGATCTGGAAGCTTCCAGCGACGCCATCCGGAACGTTACGTTCACCAACATCGATATTCTCAACACGCAGAGAGACGCGATCCAAGTGGGCTACGGCGGCGGATTCCAAAACGTCGTGTTCAACAACATCGTGATCGACGGCACCGGTCTCGACGGGGTAACGACCTCGCGGTTCTCGGGACAGCACCAAGGTGCGGCCTTCTTCTCTTATACCAGCAACGGTTCCGCGACGTTCAACAACCTGACGACCCGAAACATCGCCTACCCCAGCAAATATTACATCCAGCCCGGCTTTAACTTGATCATCCAGTAA
- a CDS encoding ArsR/SmtB family transcription factor: MDSKKAGKRGEGKGTSCMPNDIFSALADPTRRRILEMLADHEELSASQIHEQFQVSPQAISQHLKSLLEAKLIRVEKRSQQRIYRIDTDTMAEFEDWSKSMRRRWSQRLDRFEAVMKAEMAKAAKTTKDPEESR; this comes from the coding sequence ATGGATTCAAAGAAGGCCGGTAAACGAGGGGAGGGGAAAGGAACCAGTTGTATGCCCAACGATATATTTTCCGCATTGGCAGATCCGACGCGTCGCCGCATCCTGGAGATGCTTGCCGACCATGAAGAGCTCTCCGCATCTCAGATCCACGAACAATTCCAGGTCAGTCCGCAGGCGATCTCCCAACATTTGAAGAGTTTACTTGAGGCGAAATTAATCCGCGTGGAAAAAAGGTCGCAGCAACGCATCTATCGGATCGACACGGATACAATGGCCGAATTCGAGGACTGGTCCAAGAGCATGCGACGTAGATGGAGTCAGCGCTTGGATAGGTTCGAGGCCGTCATGAAAGCAGAGATGGCGAAAGCCGCCAAAACCACGAAAGATCCGGAGGAATCCCGATGA
- a CDS encoding SRPBCC family protein, with the protein MSQSNKQDLVITRVLDIPIEWVWKGWTDPKLVPLWWGPAHYTSPGCEIDLRVGGKYLFCMQAPPEQGSHIYYNTGVYTKIVPHERLEFTQSLSDAQGNPIAPADVGMPPDFPEVVEFVIEFKALGDSRTELTITEHEWAPGQMAKFAVLGMQQSLDKFAVSIGQLMA; encoded by the coding sequence ATGAGCCAATCGAACAAGCAAGATCTCGTGATCACCCGAGTATTGGATATCCCCATCGAATGGGTCTGGAAAGGCTGGACGGATCCTAAGCTTGTACCGCTTTGGTGGGGGCCTGCGCACTATACCTCGCCGGGATGCGAAATCGATCTTCGTGTCGGCGGCAAGTATTTATTCTGCATGCAGGCGCCGCCGGAGCAAGGGAGCCATATCTACTACAACACGGGCGTCTATACGAAAATCGTGCCTCATGAACGCCTTGAATTTACGCAGAGCCTTTCCGATGCGCAGGGTAACCCAATCGCTCCCGCAGACGTTGGCATGCCCCCGGATTTTCCGGAAGTGGTTGAATTCGTCATCGAATTCAAAGCTTTGGGAGACAGTCGGACGGAACTGACGATCACCGAACACGAATGGGCGCCAGGCCAAATGGCCAAATTCGCCGTTCTCGGCATGCAGCAGTCACTGGATAAGTTCGCTGTAAGTATCGGCCAGCTTATGGCTTAA
- a CDS encoding VOC family protein encodes MENNKITPFLWFDDNAEEAINFYSSVFKNGKTLNVTRYGDGAPFPKGTLMSATFELEGQRFMALNAGPYFKFNEAVSFYVNCTTQEEVDDLWEKLTADGGEPSRCGWLKDKFGLSWQIIPTILGELLADKDARKASKVQQAMMRMNKIDIQALKDAYEE; translated from the coding sequence ATGGAAAACAACAAAATTACCCCCTTTTTGTGGTTCGATGACAACGCAGAGGAAGCCATCAATTTTTACAGCTCGGTATTTAAAAACGGAAAAACGCTGAATGTTACCCGTTATGGTGACGGAGCGCCGTTTCCGAAAGGGACGCTGATGTCCGCTACTTTCGAGTTGGAGGGCCAGCGGTTCATGGCGTTAAACGCCGGTCCGTACTTTAAGTTCAACGAGGCCGTATCGTTCTACGTGAACTGCACGACGCAGGAGGAAGTCGACGATCTGTGGGAGAAGCTCACCGCTGATGGAGGGGAGCCCAGCCGGTGCGGCTGGCTGAAGGACAAATTCGGCCTTTCGTGGCAGATCATTCCGACAATCCTCGGCGAGCTGCTGGCAGACAAGGATGCCCGGAAAGCAAGCAAAGTACAGCAAGCCATGATGCGAATGAATAAAATCGATATCCAGGCATTGAAGGATGCCTACGAGGAATAA
- a CDS encoding nuclear transport factor 2 family protein — protein MKPDQVLQGYFENLADMDKALGYVHRDAKFIAAFEMETDRHHFYGTYHGTEGVRTLLSKFRKDLDPQQFEIHKILADETTAFAWGKFKHRIRPTGKMFESHWAVVCEVEDGKIKYFRGFEDTAALEASFRPE, from the coding sequence ATGAAACCGGATCAGGTGTTACAAGGATATTTCGAAAATTTGGCGGATATGGATAAAGCGCTCGGCTATGTACACAGAGACGCCAAATTTATCGCGGCGTTCGAGATGGAGACGGACAGACATCACTTTTATGGCACCTATCATGGAACGGAAGGCGTTAGGACGCTGCTGTCCAAGTTCCGGAAAGATCTTGATCCCCAACAATTCGAGATCCACAAAATACTCGCTGACGAAACCACAGCCTTTGCTTGGGGAAAATTCAAGCATCGGATTCGGCCAACCGGTAAAATGTTCGAAAGCCATTGGGCGGTGGTTTGCGAAGTGGAAGACGGCAAGATTAAGTATTTCAGGGGCTTTGAAGATACGGCGGCTTTAGAAGCCTCTTTTAGACCGGAATGA
- a CDS encoding DinB family protein: MANSIINTGKVLRQIVIGQLQSVSEDQLDFQSTHFNNTIRWNAGHIVYWMDKYAALSFGFPSTIPSRYESLFGSGTKPSDWTAAPPSKEELSEMLTAQLSRLSELTPEMLDRNLQSPFTMGPFQFTTSGELFNFALMHEAIHLGVISSQLKVYAE, encoded by the coding sequence ATGGCAAATTCAATCATTAACACTGGAAAAGTTCTACGTCAGATCGTGATCGGGCAGCTTCAGAGCGTTTCGGAAGATCAACTCGATTTTCAATCCACGCACTTCAACAACACGATTCGTTGGAATGCCGGTCACATCGTCTATTGGATGGATAAATACGCGGCTTTGTCCTTCGGATTCCCGTCTACAATTCCATCTCGATACGAATCGCTGTTCGGCTCCGGAACGAAACCCTCGGATTGGACGGCCGCTCCGCCCTCGAAGGAAGAACTGTCCGAAATGTTAACGGCGCAGCTATCCAGGCTTTCCGAGCTGACGCCCGAAATGCTGGACAGAAATCTGCAATCGCCGTTTACCATGGGTCCGTTCCAATTCACGACCTCCGGCGAATTGTTCAACTTCGCTCTCATGCACGAAGCCATACACCTGGGTGTCATTTCGTCCCAGCTTAAGGTCTATGCCGAATGA
- a CDS encoding LysR family transcriptional regulator — protein MELRQLEYFAAVCKEMHFSRAAENLCTTQSNLSQQIKFLENELGVPLFDRIGKRIALTDAGKILLDQCHQIFERIDYVKGAIADLKRLEGGRLDIGILPGDGDLLFDALLINFHRAYPKLSIRVTETVDVYEQVLNGTRDLGVTIVPANPDDRISVIPLFHEEFALAVHSDHPFAKSKAIPFEQLQQQKMVMFNPEHQITKVIRSYCHEKGIAVDNAIETSTLSTLLSLVEQGIGAAILPRLLLDYLKRDNVSVVKLIHPTPSQDICILYRTDKFMGQAAKIFIQELQSFIQSVTELSNRSLG, from the coding sequence ATGGAACTTAGACAGCTCGAGTATTTTGCCGCGGTATGCAAGGAAATGCATTTCTCAAGGGCTGCGGAGAATCTATGTACGACTCAGTCGAATTTGAGCCAGCAGATCAAGTTCCTGGAAAATGAGCTCGGGGTACCTCTGTTCGATCGCATCGGCAAACGGATCGCGTTAACGGATGCGGGCAAAATCTTGCTCGATCAATGTCATCAAATTTTCGAGCGGATCGACTATGTGAAGGGAGCGATTGCGGATCTTAAGCGACTGGAAGGCGGCAGGCTGGACATCGGGATTCTCCCCGGTGACGGAGATTTGCTGTTTGATGCCCTGTTGATCAATTTCCACCGCGCCTATCCGAAGCTTTCCATACGCGTTACCGAGACCGTAGACGTGTATGAACAGGTTCTCAACGGCACAAGAGACCTCGGAGTTACGATTGTACCCGCGAATCCGGATGATCGCATATCGGTCATTCCTTTATTTCACGAGGAGTTTGCTTTAGCCGTCCATTCCGATCACCCGTTTGCGAAGTCAAAGGCGATCCCCTTCGAACAATTACAGCAGCAAAAGATGGTCATGTTCAATCCTGAGCACCAGATTACCAAGGTCATCCGTTCTTATTGCCATGAAAAAGGGATTGCCGTAGACAATGCCATTGAGACCTCTACTTTATCGACGCTTCTGTCCTTAGTCGAACAAGGGATAGGGGCGGCCATTCTTCCGCGGCTGCTTCTTGATTATCTGAAACGCGATAACGTTTCAGTCGTAAAACTGATTCATCCTACGCCAAGTCAGGATATTTGCATTCTCTATCGAACGGACAAATTCATGGGGCAAGCCGCGAAAATTTTCATACAAGAATTGCAGTCCTTCATTCAAAGCGTAACGGAACTTTCCAATCGGTCTTTGGGGTAA